Within the Methanocorpusculum vombati genome, the region CCGCCGTCCTCCAGAAAGTACAGGAACTGAGGTAACCCCTCAGTTCAGCATCCAGATCGTTGCCGTCAGAACCGTGGCAAACGTCACCCAGGCAAGATACGGTATCAAAAGATACGCAGCAACCGGCCGTATCCGGTAGAACAGATACATCGTCGCGCATATCGCAACCCACAACACCACAATTTCAACCGCCGCAGCGCCAATCATCTCCCAGCCGAAGAACAGATACGACCAGAGAACATTCAGAACAAGCTGTACAAGAAACACTCCCGCGGCAATCCGGACATCGCGACGATCCGTCCCCTGAGCAAGAACGAATGCAAGCGCAATTCCCATCAGCAGATACAGTATCGTCCAGACCGGCCCGAACAGATAATCCGGCGGCTGCCACTCCGGCTTAATCAGCTCCGTCATAAACCACGAACCCGTACCCGTCACCGTCACCAGCGAACCAAGTCCGGCAGCGAAAAAACAAAGAACAACCGTCCCGATCAGTAAGAGAAAAGACGGCGTCCGATATGCAGTTGTCATATGTATCCCCTTCGCACGCAACAGATAAAAGTCCGGGGATGATACCAAAAAAGAGAAACAGTGTCCTCGGTGGATCTCAGAACATCAGGGACAACGCCGCTCTTCTTTTAAAAACGTCGCAATCTCATCAAGCATTGCACCGGGGCGCTCGATCTTTCCGGTGGCCAGATCGACCACCGTACTCGGCGTCCCCGGAAGCTTCCCGCCGTCAATCAGAAAATCATGCGGAACATTCACCTGATCCGACGTCACCGGCGACACCTCCCCGGAAATATTCGCAGACGTCGAAGTAATCGGGCTGTCCAGCTCCGCAATAATTGCCCGGGCAACCGCATGATCCGGATACCGGATACCGATCGTACCTGTTCCACCCGACAGATCAGACGGAAGGCAGCTCTTCACCGGCAGCACCACCGTCACCGGCCCCGGCAAAAACTTCCGGATAAACCGCTCGGCAAACTCATCCACGTACGCAATCCCGTAGATCATCTCAATATCCGAAACCGCAACGGAGATTGGTTTCCCCATCGGCCGCTGCTTGGCCTCATATACCTTATAGACGGCAATCTCCGACAATGCATCCGCCCCGAGTCCGTAGATGGTCTCGGTAGGATACACCACCAGCCCGTCACGGGAAAGAACCCGGACCGCTTTCTCAATCACTGCTTCCAGTGCAGGCGTCAGCTCTGCACGTTCATAGCTGTAGGGACTACAGCACGGACTCTCGGACTTTATCGGTTGTGTCATAATGAAACTCCCACCATTAAAACTCTCTGCCCCGGACGCGGTTGAGATCAAAAACCCCGATGGAACTGATATGCATCACCGCCATCACGCCCGCCTGAATCGGATCAGTGACCACCAGATCCGCCGCAGCAGACGCGCTGCCCACCATTTTCAGACAGATAACCGGAATGCCCTCGGCCTGCACTGCATGGATGGCCTTTGTTATCTCCCCTCCCATGATCGAGCCGGCAAGCACCAGAATCGACGCACGCGGCAGACGTGCGACCGCCTCAACCGCCGATGCAAGATTTTCCTCACCCACCAGCGGAATCGTATCCACCGAGATTCTCTCGCCCCGGATATTGTGACGATCGGCCTCATTGACCGCACCCATAGCCACCTGCGCCACCTGCGCACCGCCGCCCATCACGATCACACGCTTGCCAAAGATGGTACGAAACGTCTCCTGCAGCTTCACCTCCCGGATCCCGGGAATCAGCCGGAGAGCGGCTACCAGCTCCTGCACACGGTCGCATGCCTCAATCTCAAGATCAACCCATGAATAGCCGGAATCCGGACCACGGGTAACCGTCTCCTGCTGGGTCACCAGAATGTTTGCATCGTGCTCTGCACAAACTGAACCGATGTCCCGCAGGATCCCCACCTGATTCTCCGCAATGAGACTGATTGCATAATTATGACCGTCGTCCATAAAAATGAGTGCGATAACCGGGGATCGAACCCGGATTAGAGGCTTGGGAAGCCCCTGTCATGCCATTAGACCATTACCGCATGCAGTATCTCTTTTCGCCGTCAGTGAATATAGAGGTTATCCTCAGGGTAGCGTTGCACTCTGATTCCTGAGCATCCCCTGGGAACGCATACCTTCAGCCTGCTTACCGCTTCGCGGAAATACCCAGAGTTCCACCGAAGGATAAACCAACTCACCGCTTCTCGGCAGAGTGCAGCAGCGTTCTCAAACTCCGTTTTTGTCACCATCTCCATTCTTAATAGCAACAAAAACCACCATCTACGTAAAAACAGGTGTACTCCATGAAACGAAAACCAGTAATACCCATTCTCCTCCTCTGTATATTCCTCCTCACACTGCCTGCCGCCGCAGCAGAAGACAACTTCCCCGAAATACAATTTGCCGCCGCAGGAAGCGGCCATACCCACCTTCCGGCAACTGATCTCCAGACAAAAAACATCAACGAACTGCTCGGTGCAAAAAATATTCAGGAAATCGGAAAACAGCACGCAGTCCGGATCACCCTCGAAAAACAGAACGAAATCATACATGCCGTACCACAGCGTGACAATGAAACAGGTACGGCAACACCGACAGCAACCCCCACAGAAACCACAACACCGACAACGACCCCCACAGAAACCACAACACCGACAACAACCCCCACAGAAACCACAACAACACCGACAACAACCCCCACAAAAACCGCAACACCCGTACCAACCCCCGGATACATAACCGGAGGCGACCGGCTGCCGTACCCCCAGTCCGGCAGCACCCCGACTGTTTACCCCGGAGACACCGCCTTCGTCTATGAACAGATCAAAATCAAAATACGAAACGGTGACGGGCCAGGAAGCTACGCAACCTCCATCGCTTACATGACCGGCGACGCAAATCCGACCCCCATCAACACTATTCCGGCTGATGCAAACGGTGTTATCAACCTCCTCGATGTCTCCGTAAACGGCTACACCGGAGCCTACCGCATCTACGACGGCAGCACCTGGACCGGCAGCTACCTCTACATCTGGATGCCCGAGCTCAGCCTCGACGCATGGTATGCAGGCTCCACCGATTCCGTAAACGGCCAGACCGTCGCAAAAAGCAGCAGTATCACCTACGTCATTGACGCACCCAAAGTCGGCCCCTCTGGTATCGGTGCCGTTGCAGGCATCATCGTCACCACCCCCGTCGGCGGAAAAACCACCATGCTCGGCACCACCGACCTCTCCGCAATCAACATCAACTCCCCGCGCATCACAACACCCGCAGTTCCCCTCGGTGCCCCGTCCCTCGTAGGCGGCATCTACCAGTCGCAGGCCGAATGGACCATCCCTGCCGCATTCGCCAACTACGCCAAAAAATCCAACATCATCTCCTTCTCCCTCGGCAGTGCAGAAACCCTCACCATCACCGCAGCAGCCGATACCATCATCCGCAGCAACCCCTTCACCGTCACCATCGCCGGAAACCCGAACACCCCCTACATCGTCTCCATCGACAGCACAGGTTCCTCAGTCGTCCCCCAGATGATACCCGCCCAGATCGGCATAACCCGTGGTGACGCAACCCCGCAGGTCTCCGTTGACGGCGTCATCAAAACCGTCCTCATCCCGGACATCGCAGCATCCGACGCAAAATCATGGGGTGTCGTCACCACCGCATCCGACGGAAAAAGAATTGTCCAGTACACAACAAACCCCGTAAACGGCAACCCTGTCCCCGAAGGAACCTACACCATCCGCGTAAACAGCATCACCAGCTACAGCGCAGCAACCGCCGGAGCAGGCACCAACTATGACACAGTAAAGATCAGAATCAGCGTCGGCGGCCTCACCATCGCAACAACCGACAGCGGCCGCAGCTACTACATGGGCCAGGAAATCAAACTCACCGGCACCAACACCGACTCCGACACCACCTACCTCTTCCTTACCGGCCCCAACCTCAACGCAGGCGGCGTCAGCCTCGATGGATCCGGCACATTCTCCCAAACTCCGGTCCAAAGTGATAACACCTGGACCTACACCTGGGACACCGGCAGCAGCGGACTTGACGTCGGAACCTACACCATCTACGCCGTAGGATCAAAAAGCGACAGATTCCAGTTATCCGGCGCACAATATGCAACACTCTCCATCCAGCTCCGTCAGCCCGACCTCAGCATCGGAACCACCAGCCTGACCGCAGCAAAAGGCGACTACATCCACATCGCCGGAACCGCATCCGGCAGCCCCGCAGGCGTAGCCATCTTCATCTTCGGTACCAACTACTACGAACGGATAACAACCCCCGTTGACAACGGCAGATACGACTACAAGATGTACCTCCCCGAAAGCATGTCCTCAGGCCAGTACTACATCATCGTAGAACACCCCATGTACGACGGAAAATTCGGCGTCATCCAGATCACCAGCGGTGACCAGACCATCCTTGCCATCCCCTCCGTAAACGGCGGCACGCAAAGCTCCTTCGTCGTCGAAGGCCCGAACAGACTTCAGGGATCCCAGGCAGCAAACGCCCTGATCCGGATGCTTGACTCCCCCTACATTGACGACCTCTACACCACCATGAAACTCACCGTCCAGGACCCCTCCATCACCATTACCCCGATAGGAGATCAGGAAATAGGAACTCCCTTCACCATCTCCGGAACCACCAACCTTGCGCCAAACAACCAGCTGCTCATCGAAATCACCCCCGCTTCATTCGTCCCCGGCGACAAAAATCAGCAGACCTCCGCATCCGGCATCTCCGGTACCGTAACCGTCATGGCAGGAAACCCCAATACCTGGTCCTACCCGGTCAGCGGATCCAGTCTTTCCCTTGACTCCTACACCATCCGCGTATCAGGAATCGCCGTATCCGCCAGCACCTCAGCCTCCTTCAGCATCATCGCATCCCCCCAAATCCCCCCGGCAACCCCCGTACCGACTGCCGCAACCCCTGCACCCACCTCGTCACCAACCGAACCGCAGCCGACCCCGCTCGGCGGTACCGTACTCATCCTCGCCGCAGCAGCCGCAGGTGCCTATGCCGTATTACGGAGACACTAACTTTTTTTTTAAAGCACTTTTTTCTATCCCTGCATCATATAGATAAGATATGATTCTGGTAGACTGGGAAATCGCGGATCACATAAAACGCGGATTTATCGGTGTAACCCCGTACGACCCCGCACTCGTACAGCCGAACTCACTTGATATTCGCCTCGGCAACCACTTCGTCTGGTACGAACCCTGTGACGACGTCATTGACCCCTACAAAAAAGAAACCATCCTCTCCCACACAAGCGAGCGGAAGAGTTCCTACTTTGACATCATGCCCGGCCAGTTCGTCCTTGCCGAGACCCTCGAAACCATCACCCTTCCCGACAACATCGTCTCCTCCATCGAAGGAAAAAGCAGTGTCGCACGCCTCGGCATTGAACTCCACCAGACAGGCGGCTGGATCGATGCAGGATTTTCCGGAACCATCACCCTGGAAATGTGCAACGTCAACTCCCGCCCCGTTCGTGTTTATGCAGGAATGCCGGTCGGTCAGCTCGTCTTCTACGTAACCAAACGCTGCGCCTGTCCTTACGACAAAAAACCCGACGCAAAATATCAGAACCAGAAAAACGCAACCATCTCGCGATACGACAAAAATACCCTCCAAAACATCGAATAACTACCATCAGTCCCTCCCCCTATTTTTGGCTGACCATTTTGACAGCACCGGATTCCCAACCCTCATAACCTGCCCCGATCAATATAACTGGATATGACAGTACTGGCATGCCTCGGAGCCGGACGGATCGGCGGAGAAGTGGCCTTCCTTGCAGCCGCTCTCGGTCTCGCCGACGAAATAATTCTGCACGACATGTATGAGCCGGTCCTCACCGCACAAAAACTCGACATCACCCACGCAATAGACATCCCCGTCTCCTGTGACACAAAACGTCTGCGGGACGCAGACTACTGTGTATTCTCCGCAGGAGCTGCCAGAACCCCGGAGATCAAAACACGCGCAGACCTCTTCGACGCAAACCTGCCGGTAGCACGGGAAGCAGCAGATATGCTCTCCGGATTCGGCGGTCACCTCATCGTCGTCACCAACCCGATGGACGTCTTTACCTGGTACTTCGCAAAACACACCGGCCTTGCACAGGAACAGGTACTTGGATTCGGCGGCCTCCTGGACAGCCGCAGGTTCTCCCTCGCACTTGCTTCCGCCGGAGTCACGGGCGATGCCCGTGTCCTCGGCGAACACGGGGAACACCAGGTCCCCGTCTTTTCACGCCTGCCCATCAGCGTCCCGGACACCGTCCGCGAAGAAATACTTGCAGATATCCGCGGATCCTCCATGCCGGTCATCAAAGGGAAATCCGGTACAATCTTCGGCCCTGCCTGGCACATCTGCAGCATGCTTAATGACATCAGAACCGACTCGCACCGGTTAATCACCTGCTCGGTCCCTGCGGACGGAGCCTACAATATTGACGGATGCGCACTCGGCCTTCCGGTCACCCTCGGCAGAAACGGTGCCGCAATCGACGACTCCTGGACCTTCGATCACTGGGAAGAAACCAAACTCCGCGAAGCTGCAGACTATCTCACCGGCCTTTGCAGGAGAGTCTGATGTCAGGGGACGAATCATCCCCGGTAACCATCGCCATCAACCAGGCCGAATACACCAATGCACCGGGCGGACCGGTCGTCCACATCTTCGGCAGAACCGCCGAAGGTACCGCCCGCCACCTCCAGATCACCGATTTCCGCCCTTACTTCTGGGTCTGGGAAAAAGAAGCAGACCAGCCACACCCGGACAACATCGAAGTCACGCAGGACAAAGCAGTCTCCATCAAAGGCGAACCGCTCCGCCGCATCTACACCGGAAAACCAACCG harbors:
- a CDS encoding TspO/MBR family protein, with the translated sequence MTTAYRTPSFLLLIGTVVLCFFAAGLGSLVTVTGTGSWFMTELIKPEWQPPDYLFGPVWTILYLLMGIALAFVLAQGTDRRDVRIAAGVFLVQLVLNVLWSYLFFGWEMIGAAAVEIVVLWVAICATMYLFYRIRPVAAYLLIPYLAWVTFATVLTATIWMLN
- the dcd gene encoding dCTP deaminase → MILVDWEIADHIKRGFIGVTPYDPALVQPNSLDIRLGNHFVWYEPCDDVIDPYKKETILSHTSERKSSYFDIMPGQFVLAETLETITLPDNIVSSIEGKSSVARLGIELHQTGGWIDAGFSGTITLEMCNVNSRPVRVYAGMPVGQLVFYVTKRCACPYDKKPDAKYQNQKNATISRYDKNTLQNIE
- a CDS encoding malate dehydrogenase, whose amino-acid sequence is MTVLACLGAGRIGGEVAFLAAALGLADEIILHDMYEPVLTAQKLDITHAIDIPVSCDTKRLRDADYCVFSAGAARTPEIKTRADLFDANLPVAREAADMLSGFGGHLIVVTNPMDVFTWYFAKHTGLAQEQVLGFGGLLDSRRFSLALASAGVTGDARVLGEHGEHQVPVFSRLPISVPDTVREEILADIRGSSMPVIKGKSGTIFGPAWHICSMLNDIRTDSHRLITCSVPADGAYNIDGCALGLPVTLGRNGAAIDDSWTFDHWEETKLREAADYLTGLCRRV
- a CDS encoding L-threonylcarbamoyladenylate synthase, which gives rise to MTQPIKSESPCCSPYSYERAELTPALEAVIEKAVRVLSRDGLVVYPTETIYGLGADALSEIAVYKVYEAKQRPMGKPISVAVSDIEMIYGIAYVDEFAERFIRKFLPGPVTVVLPVKSCLPSDLSGGTGTIGIRYPDHAVARAIIAELDSPITSTSANISGEVSPVTSDQVNVPHDFLIDGGKLPGTPSTVVDLATGKIERPGAMLDEIATFLKEERRCP
- a CDS encoding DUF5612 domain-containing protein yields the protein MDDGHNYAISLIAENQVGILRDIGSVCAEHDANILVTQQETVTRGPDSGYSWVDLEIEACDRVQELVAALRLIPGIREVKLQETFRTIFGKRVIVMGGGAQVAQVAMGAVNEADRHNIRGERISVDTIPLVGEENLASAVEAVARLPRASILVLAGSIMGGEITKAIHAVQAEGIPVICLKMVGSASAAADLVVTDPIQAGVMAVMHISSIGVFDLNRVRGREF